A single Corynebacterium resistens DSM 45100 DNA region contains:
- the rpsL gene encoding 30S ribosomal protein S12, with the protein MPTIQQLVRKGRHDKSQKVATAALKGSPQRRGVCTRVYTTTPKKPNSALRKVARVRLTSGIEVSAYIPGEGHNLQEHSMVLVRGGRVKDLPGVRYKIVRGTLDTQGVKDRKQARSRYGAKKEK; encoded by the coding sequence ATGCCAACTATTCAGCAGCTGGTCCGCAAGGGCCGTCACGATAAGTCCCAGAAGGTGGCTACCGCTGCGCTGAAGGGTTCCCCACAGCGCCGTGGCGTGTGCACCCGCGTGTACACCACCACCCCAAAGAAGCCGAACTCCGCTCTCCGAAAGGTTGCGCGTGTTCGCCTGACCTCCGGTATCGAGGTTTCCGCATACATTCCAGGTGAGGGCCACAACCTCCAGGAGCACTCCATGGTGCTCGTGCGTGGTGGTCGTGTGAAGGACCTTCCTGGTGTCCGTTACAAGATTGTCCGTGGAACCCTGGATACCCAGGGCGTTAAGGACCGTAAGCAGGCTCGTTCCCGCTACGGTGCGAAGAAGGAGAAGTAA
- the rpsG gene encoding 30S ribosomal protein S7, with protein sequence MPRKGPAPSRPLENDPVYGDVIVSQLVNKVLLDGKKSTAERIVYGALEQCREKTGTDPVLTLKKALDNIKPALEVRSRRVGGATYQVPVDVRPGRSTTLALRWLVTFTRQRRENTMIERLANEILDASNGLGASVKRREDVHKMAEANRAFAHYRW encoded by the coding sequence ATGCCTCGTAAGGGTCCAGCACCTTCCCGCCCACTTGAAAACGATCCAGTATACGGTGACGTAATTGTCTCCCAGCTGGTGAACAAGGTTCTGCTCGACGGTAAGAAGTCCACCGCAGAGCGCATCGTTTACGGTGCTCTCGAGCAGTGCCGTGAGAAGACCGGCACCGACCCGGTTCTCACCTTGAAGAAGGCTCTCGACAACATCAAGCCAGCACTTGAGGTTCGCTCCCGCCGTGTAGGTGGCGCAACCTACCAGGTTCCTGTTGATGTTCGTCCGGGTCGCTCCACCACCCTGGCTCTGCGTTGGTTGGTGACTTTCACCCGTCAGCGTCGTGAGAACACGATGATCGAGCGCCTCGCAAACGAGATTCTCGATGCGTCCAACGGTCTCGGTGCTTCTGTTAAGCGCCGCGAGGACGTTCACAAGATGGCTGAGGCTAACCGCGCCTTCGCTCACTACCGCTGGTAA
- the fusA gene encoding elongation factor G: protein MALEALTDLKKVRNIGIMAHIDAGKTTTTERILFYTGINRKIGETHDGASTMDWMEQEKERGITITSAATTCFWKQNQINIIDTPGHVDFTVEVERSLRVLDGAVAVFDAKEGVEPQSEQVWRQATKYDVPRICFVNKMDKLGADFFFTVDTIIDRLGAKPLVMQLPIGAEDNFDGVVDLLEMKALTWRGVTEIGTEATVEEIPAELQEKAEEYREKLVETVAESDEELMERYFAGEEITVDELKAQIRKLTVNSEVYPVYCGSAYKNKGIQPMLDAVISFLPNPMDVGSIKGHDPKDPEKEMLRKPSKDEPFSALAFKVAVHPFFGKLTYVRVYSGSVESGAQVTNSTKDKKERVGKLFQMHSNKEQPVDKASAGHIYAFIGLKDTTTGDTLCDSQNPVILESMDFPDPVIEVAIEPKTKSDQEKLGTAIQKLAEEDPTFTVKLDDETGQTVIGGMGELHLDVLVDRMKREFKVEANVGAPQVAYRETIRKPVEKLEYTHKKQTGGSGQFARVIIALEPYEAEEGSDETYEFVNEVTGGRVPKEYIPSVDAGIQDAMQYGYLAGFPLVNIKATLLDGAYHEVDSSEMAFKLAGSQALKEAVAKAKPVLLEPLMAVEVITPEEYMGDVIGDINSRRGQIQSMDDRAGAKLVKAKVPLSEMFGYIGDLRSRTAGRANFSMIFDSYGEVPSNVSAEIIAERTGGEAK, encoded by the coding sequence GTGGCACTTGAAGCGCTAACTGACCTGAAGAAGGTTCGCAACATCGGCATCATGGCGCACATCGATGCTGGTAAGACGACCACCACCGAACGCATCCTCTTCTACACCGGTATTAACCGCAAGATCGGTGAGACCCACGATGGTGCTTCCACTATGGACTGGATGGAGCAGGAGAAAGAGCGCGGTATTACCATTACCTCCGCTGCTACTACCTGTTTCTGGAAACAAAACCAGATCAACATCATCGATACGCCGGGTCACGTTGACTTCACCGTTGAGGTGGAGCGCTCCCTCCGTGTCCTAGACGGTGCTGTTGCGGTTTTCGACGCCAAGGAAGGCGTGGAGCCACAGTCTGAGCAGGTGTGGCGCCAGGCAACGAAGTACGACGTTCCACGTATCTGCTTCGTCAACAAGATGGACAAGCTGGGTGCAGACTTCTTCTTCACCGTTGACACCATCATCGATCGCCTGGGTGCAAAGCCATTGGTAATGCAGCTGCCGATCGGCGCTGAGGATAACTTCGATGGCGTTGTCGACCTGTTGGAAATGAAGGCCCTGACTTGGCGCGGCGTTACCGAGATCGGAACCGAGGCCACCGTCGAGGAGATCCCGGCCGAGCTGCAGGAGAAGGCTGAAGAGTACCGCGAGAAGCTCGTCGAGACCGTTGCTGAGTCCGATGAAGAACTCATGGAGCGCTACTTCGCTGGTGAGGAAATCACCGTCGATGAGTTGAAGGCCCAGATCCGTAAGCTGACCGTTAACTCCGAGGTTTACCCGGTTTACTGTGGCTCTGCTTACAAGAACAAGGGCATCCAGCCAATGCTGGACGCTGTTATTTCCTTCCTGCCTAACCCAATGGATGTTGGCTCCATCAAGGGCCACGATCCAAAGGATCCCGAGAAGGAGATGCTGCGTAAGCCTTCCAAGGATGAGCCATTCTCCGCTCTGGCCTTCAAGGTTGCCGTTCACCCATTCTTCGGCAAGCTGACCTACGTTCGCGTTTACTCCGGTTCTGTGGAGTCCGGTGCTCAGGTCACCAACTCCACGAAGGACAAGAAGGAGCGCGTGGGCAAGCTGTTCCAGATGCACTCCAACAAGGAGCAGCCTGTGGACAAGGCCTCCGCTGGCCACATCTACGCATTCATTGGCCTGAAGGACACCACCACTGGCGATACCCTGTGTGATTCCCAGAATCCAGTGATCCTGGAATCCATGGACTTCCCGGATCCAGTGATTGAGGTGGCTATTGAGCCAAAGACCAAGTCTGACCAGGAGAAGCTGGGTACTGCTATCCAGAAGCTGGCAGAAGAGGATCCGACCTTCACCGTGAAGCTGGATGATGAAACGGGCCAAACCGTCATCGGTGGTATGGGCGAGCTGCACCTCGACGTTCTGGTTGACCGCATGAAGCGTGAGTTCAAGGTTGAGGCAAACGTGGGTGCACCACAGGTTGCTTACCGTGAAACCATCCGCAAGCCGGTTGAGAAGCTGGAATACACCCATAAGAAGCAGACCGGTGGTTCCGGTCAGTTCGCTCGTGTCATCATCGCCCTCGAGCCTTACGAGGCAGAAGAAGGTTCCGATGAGACCTACGAGTTCGTCAACGAGGTTACCGGTGGCCGCGTTCCAAAGGAGTACATCCCTTCCGTGGACGCTGGTATCCAGGACGCAATGCAGTACGGTTACTTGGCTGGCTTCCCACTGGTCAACATCAAGGCCACCTTGCTGGATGGTGCTTACCACGAGGTTGACTCCTCCGAAATGGCCTTCAAGTTGGCTGGTTCTCAGGCACTGAAGGAAGCTGTCGCGAAGGCAAAGCCGGTGCTGCTGGAGCCTCTGATGGCTGTTGAGGTCATTACTCCTGAGGAGTACATGGGCGACGTTATCGGCGACATCAACTCCCGCCGTGGCCAGATTCAGTCCATGGATGACCGTGCTGGCGCCAAGCTGGTTAAGGCTAAGGTGCCGCTGTCTGAGATGTTCGGCTACATCGGCGACCTGCGTTCCCGCACCGCCGGCCGTGCCAACTTCTCCATGATCTTCGATTCTTACGGTGAGGTTCCATCGAACGTTTCCGCAGAGATCATTGCAGAGCGTACCGGTGGCGAGGCTAAGTAA
- the tuf gene encoding elongation factor Tu: protein MAKAKFERSKPHVNIGTIGHVDHGKTTTTAAITKVLADKFPEANKSFAFDAIDKAPEERERGITINISHVEYETEKRHYAHVDAPGHADYIKNMITGAAQMDGAILVVAATDGPMPQTREHVLLARQVGVPYILVALNKCDMVDDEELLELVEMEVRELLGEQDYDEEAPVVHISALKALEGDAEWAEKIVELMQACDDSIPDPVRETDRPFLMPIEDIFTITGRGTVVTGRVERGVLNLNDEVEILGIREQSQKTTVTSIEMFNKLLDTAEAGDNAALLLRGLKREDVERGQIVAKPGEYTPHTEFEGSVYVLSKDEGGRHTPFFDNYRPQFYFRTTDVTGVVKLPEGTDMVMPGDNVDMSVTLIQPVAMDEGLRFAIREGGRTVGAGRVTKINK from the coding sequence GTGGCGAAGGCTAAGTTCGAGCGTTCCAAGCCGCACGTAAACATCGGCACCATTGGTCACGTCGACCACGGCAAGACCACCACCACTGCCGCTATCACCAAGGTACTGGCTGACAAGTTCCCAGAGGCTAACAAGTCCTTCGCCTTCGACGCCATCGATAAGGCGCCGGAGGAGCGGGAGCGTGGTATTACCATTAACATCTCCCACGTTGAGTACGAGACCGAGAAGCGTCACTACGCTCACGTCGATGCTCCAGGCCACGCCGACTACATCAAGAACATGATCACCGGTGCTGCCCAGATGGACGGCGCTATCCTGGTTGTGGCTGCTACCGACGGCCCAATGCCACAGACCCGCGAGCACGTTCTGCTGGCTCGCCAGGTTGGCGTTCCTTACATCCTCGTTGCACTGAACAAGTGCGACATGGTTGACGATGAGGAGCTGCTGGAGCTCGTTGAGATGGAGGTCCGCGAGCTGCTGGGCGAGCAGGACTACGACGAGGAAGCTCCTGTTGTTCACATCTCCGCTCTGAAGGCTCTTGAGGGCGACGCTGAGTGGGCTGAAAAGATCGTTGAGCTCATGCAGGCTTGTGACGATTCCATCCCAGATCCAGTTCGCGAGACCGATCGTCCATTCCTGATGCCAATCGAGGACATCTTCACCATCACCGGCCGCGGTACCGTTGTTACCGGCCGTGTTGAGCGTGGCGTTCTGAACCTGAACGACGAGGTTGAGATCCTGGGTATCCGCGAGCAGTCCCAGAAGACCACCGTTACCTCCATCGAGATGTTCAACAAGCTGCTGGACACCGCTGAGGCTGGCGACAACGCTGCCCTGCTGCTGCGTGGTCTGAAGCGCGAAGATGTTGAGCGTGGCCAGATTGTTGCGAAGCCAGGCGAGTACACCCCTCACACCGAGTTCGAGGGCTCTGTCTACGTTCTGTCCAAGGACGAGGGTGGCCGCCACACCCCATTCTTCGACAACTACCGTCCACAGTTCTACTTCCGCACCACCGACGTTACCGGTGTTGTGAAGCTGCCAGAGGGCACCGACATGGTTATGCCTGGCGACAACGTTGATATGAGCGTTACCCTGATCCAGCCAGTGGCTATGGACGAGGGCCTGCGCTTCGCTATCCGTGAGGGTGGCCGTACCGTTGGCGCTGGTCGTGTTACCAAGATCAACAAGTAG
- a CDS encoding polyprenyl synthetase family protein, which translates to MASTEQAAVKTTPVAPQLGTSELNEMLQARVEVAEKLLRESLMEGEPFLTDKINHLAIAGGKRFRVVFTLLAALYGDKPTSQNVYKAAVVVELTHLATLYHDDVMDEADRRRGADSANMRWGNSIAILAGDYLFAVASDMLADLGAATVSHFASTFRELVTGQMRETVGCAEGEDPIEHYMTVIQEKTGVLIAAAGFLGAEHSGAPAEVRDALHAFGRNMGQVFQIVDDIIDIWSDPEESGKVPGTDLREGVFTLPVLYAMRQEDEVGARLREILTGPVEEDALVEEALELIKRSQGRERAQEQVNLYCEKAEAELQKLPASEATDALRELLGFALKRLG; encoded by the coding sequence ATGGCAAGCACTGAACAGGCCGCTGTGAAAACTACCCCGGTAGCACCGCAGCTGGGCACCTCGGAGCTAAATGAGATGCTCCAAGCCCGAGTCGAAGTGGCGGAAAAGCTACTGCGCGAATCGCTCATGGAGGGCGAGCCATTCCTGACCGATAAAATCAACCACCTAGCGATTGCAGGCGGAAAGCGCTTCCGGGTCGTATTCACCCTACTGGCAGCGCTTTATGGCGATAAGCCCACGTCGCAGAACGTCTATAAGGCAGCGGTTGTTGTCGAATTGACGCACTTGGCAACGTTGTACCACGACGATGTGATGGATGAAGCCGACCGCCGTCGAGGTGCAGATAGTGCGAACATGCGGTGGGGAAATTCCATTGCAATCTTGGCTGGTGACTACCTGTTCGCGGTAGCTTCGGACATGTTGGCCGACCTAGGGGCGGCGACGGTGAGCCACTTTGCTTCGACGTTCCGCGAATTGGTGACCGGGCAGATGCGCGAGACCGTGGGGTGCGCCGAAGGGGAAGACCCAATTGAGCACTATATGACCGTGATCCAAGAAAAGACCGGTGTGCTTATAGCCGCCGCGGGCTTCTTGGGAGCGGAGCACTCCGGTGCGCCTGCTGAAGTACGCGATGCTCTGCACGCGTTTGGTAGGAACATGGGGCAGGTGTTCCAGATTGTGGACGACATCATCGATATCTGGTCGGACCCGGAGGAGTCCGGCAAGGTTCCTGGAACCGACTTGCGAGAGGGCGTGTTCACCCTGCCCGTGCTTTACGCCATGCGGCAAGAAGATGAAGTTGGTGCGCGCCTCCGAGAGATCCTCACCGGGCCCGTGGAAGAAGATGCACTGGTTGAAGAAGCTCTAGAGCTGATTAAGCGTTCGCAGGGGCGTGAGCGTGCTCAAGAACAGGTTAACCTCTACTGCGAAAAGGCTGAGGCGGAACTTCAAAAGCTGCCTGCATCGGAAGCTACCGACGCGCTGCGTGAATTGCTTGGATTCGCGCTAAAGCGGTTGGGTTGA
- a CDS encoding geranylgeranyl reductase family protein, producing the protein MTFMSRTISSDVLIVGAGPAGSAAAWYAAQAGYHVGVVDMANHLTTPRDKTCGDGLTPRAVAALSHMKAEGILEGRPDIRGLKLHGFGGPVTEPWPTTGGFPTRGSAIARTELDTALLRHAVSAGAEFHGGMKIIDATVDRGDRVSAVTGVDQATGSELTFQFKYLLLAEGVRSGIARQLGVQWLRGLVHGVAARSYIRTPHGDEPWIHSHLELRDENQVAQPGYGWVFPLGEGRANLGCGALATSKRPAGVNTKKLLRQYAGQLRNEWSIQGEPQQVTSALLPMGGAVTRVSGENWAAIGDTAALVNPLNGEGIDYALESARFVVDLLSDAPRNPDGLRYMWPALLRHEYGEAFSLARRLAMGLTMPGLMSALGPVGMRGPQAPALMAVAARLMGNLVTPQDRDLTSRVWRAAGMVSRSADRLLAQDARPLFGR; encoded by the coding sequence ATGACATTTATGTCTCGCACCATTTCCTCGGACGTCCTGATCGTCGGCGCCGGCCCCGCTGGCAGCGCAGCAGCCTGGTATGCCGCCCAAGCGGGGTACCACGTGGGCGTCGTCGATATGGCGAATCACCTCACCACACCTCGCGATAAGACCTGCGGCGATGGGCTCACACCGAGGGCTGTTGCCGCGTTGTCGCATATGAAGGCCGAGGGGATTCTGGAGGGGCGGCCAGATATTAGGGGCCTCAAGTTGCACGGCTTTGGGGGACCTGTCACGGAACCTTGGCCCACAACCGGGGGCTTCCCTACCCGAGGTTCTGCGATAGCGAGGACCGAACTAGACACAGCTTTGCTGCGCCATGCTGTTTCTGCCGGTGCCGAGTTTCACGGAGGTATGAAGATTATCGACGCCACGGTAGACCGCGGCGATCGAGTTTCCGCAGTAACTGGCGTGGATCAGGCCACAGGTAGTGAATTGACATTCCAGTTCAAGTACTTGCTATTGGCTGAAGGGGTGCGAAGTGGTATCGCCCGCCAACTGGGCGTGCAGTGGTTGCGCGGGTTGGTGCACGGGGTGGCTGCACGTTCATATATCCGCACTCCGCATGGGGACGAGCCCTGGATACATTCGCATTTGGAATTGCGGGACGAAAACCAAGTTGCACAGCCTGGTTACGGCTGGGTTTTTCCACTGGGCGAAGGCCGTGCGAACTTGGGTTGCGGTGCGCTGGCTACATCAAAGCGCCCGGCAGGAGTAAATACGAAGAAGCTGCTGCGCCAATACGCCGGGCAGCTCAGGAACGAATGGTCCATCCAAGGCGAACCTCAGCAGGTCACCAGCGCCCTGTTGCCGATGGGTGGTGCGGTCACACGAGTCTCCGGTGAGAATTGGGCCGCCATCGGCGATACTGCCGCCCTAGTTAATCCGCTTAATGGCGAAGGCATCGACTACGCCTTAGAATCTGCCCGCTTTGTAGTTGACCTCTTGTCCGACGCCCCACGCAATCCCGATGGTTTGCGATACATGTGGCCCGCATTATTGCGCCACGAGTACGGCGAGGCTTTCAGCTTGGCACGCCGTTTAGCCATGGGGTTGACCATGCCTGGTCTGATGTCTGCGCTGGGGCCGGTGGGCATGCGGGGTCCGCAAGCTCCCGCGCTAATGGCAGTGGCGGCGCGCCTGATGGGCAATCTAGTCACACCGCAGGACCGCGATCTCACGTCCCGTGTCTGGCGCGCAGCCGGGATGGTCAGCAGGTCCGCGGACCGATTGCTTGCCCAGGACGCGCGTCCGCTATTTGGGCGTTGA
- a CDS encoding demethylmenaquinone methyltransferase, which yields MSRASLDKKPHEVASMFDGVGKKYDITNTVLSFGQDRMWRKRTRRRLDLRPGDKVLDLAAGTAVSTEELAETGAYCIACDFSMGMLRAGAHRDVPKICGDGTQLPFADATFDAVTISYGLRNIVDFRAGLREMARVTKPGGKLAVAEFSTPVIPVFKTIYKEYLMRALPSVARVVSSNPDAYIYLAESIRAWPDQEELAREIGQCGWENVGWQNLTGGIVALHSATRRG from the coding sequence ATGTCACGGGCGAGCTTGGATAAAAAGCCCCACGAAGTTGCATCAATGTTCGATGGAGTGGGCAAGAAATACGACATCACCAACACTGTCTTGAGTTTCGGCCAAGACCGAATGTGGCGTAAGCGTACGCGCCGGCGCCTCGATCTGCGCCCTGGAGACAAGGTTCTCGATCTCGCGGCGGGCACAGCGGTATCCACCGAGGAGCTCGCGGAGACTGGGGCCTACTGCATTGCCTGTGATTTTTCCATGGGAATGCTTCGCGCTGGTGCCCATCGTGACGTACCCAAGATCTGTGGTGACGGCACCCAACTTCCTTTCGCGGACGCCACTTTTGACGCCGTGACGATCAGCTACGGTTTGCGCAATATCGTCGATTTCCGCGCAGGGCTGCGCGAAATGGCCCGCGTGACTAAGCCCGGCGGAAAGCTCGCAGTCGCAGAGTTTTCAACTCCCGTGATCCCCGTCTTCAAGACGATTTACAAGGAATACCTGATGCGCGCTCTACCGAGCGTGGCCAGAGTCGTCAGTTCCAATCCTGATGCGTACATTTACCTCGCCGAGTCCATCCGAGCGTGGCCCGATCAAGAAGAGCTCGCCCGCGAAATTGGGCAGTGTGGCTGGGAAAACGTGGGGTGGCAGAACCTTACGGGGGGCATTGTCGCACTCCATAGCGCTACCCGCCGGGGTTAG
- a CDS encoding DUF3592 domain-containing protein, which yields MTAQRSPVPELLPWRQRMVRRAQQFVIALTVFGALACVGMIVTAAIDDYQISRDQATATADVLDVGKLRTTVRFHDNQGNYHQPDKGLKYPSGLVEGQKVRVEYQQSNPKNVKVAGRGWTLSFRPALSSLAVVLLAGGGIWLALRSRLFAKTSPA from the coding sequence ATGACCGCACAACGCTCACCGGTTCCGGAACTGTTGCCTTGGCGACAACGCATGGTGCGCCGAGCGCAGCAGTTTGTGATTGCGCTGACGGTTTTCGGGGCGCTGGCCTGCGTAGGGATGATTGTTACGGCAGCCATCGACGACTATCAGATTTCGCGAGACCAGGCCACAGCCACTGCAGACGTGCTCGATGTTGGAAAGCTGCGCACCACCGTGCGATTCCACGACAACCAGGGCAATTATCATCAGCCAGACAAGGGGTTGAAATACCCATCGGGGCTGGTGGAAGGACAGAAGGTCCGCGTGGAGTACCAGCAGAGTAATCCAAAGAACGTGAAAGTGGCCGGCCGTGGGTGGACACTTTCTTTTCGCCCGGCGTTAAGCTCCCTGGCGGTGGTGCTACTCGCAGGTGGCGGGATATGGTTGGCCTTGAGATCTCGTTTGTTTGCCAAAACTTCACCCGCGTAA
- the menD gene encoding 2-succinyl-5-enolpyruvyl-6-hydroxy-3-cyclohexene-1-carboxylic-acid synthase, whose translation MTNPKVPEVNAPQLDVPISPAMATALVVVEELIEAGVREAVVCPGSRSAPLAIAVAEASRVGRLRMHVRTDERTGAFFALGLAKYSRRPVPVIMTSGTAVANCLPAMVEATLTHAPLIVVSANRPLHMVGTGANQTIDQVGIFGSHSVCTRTLDQIGEACAQRGITEGLPADQVGYLQNTVREVIAAAMHPTAGGGVQLDVPLREPLVPKDSAVVGLAASEIQETLSRAPKKPAEPGRPSREISSEAVEVDLAKRTLVIVGEVTDRAWGRQIMDQLADVPTMAEPIAPDAPEIPVHSGAAAMFTTDAVAHGEYSAVTRPEQIVVVGRPTLHRPVAKLLADPHIRVVVVTDTDTVTDVSGTAAAVTRAIKLTGKADQQWLSVCRAISDMGADAVRQALEGSEDFTAIHAVAAVADSLRDGDAVVLGASTTVRDASRAGLPFAGVEALANRGAAGIDGTISTAVGVAFAHGASEPDAMRAPRTIAVMGDLTFLHDVGALNVGPLEPQPDNLLIIVTNDNGGGIFETLEPGREELRTFPDGSEMFERIFGTPLQADIGKLCAGFGVSHRLATNPTELALAIEEHAELGYLSSTNESAESGIAVIEAQVSRAGRRQIEKAIREVVTPR comes from the coding sequence GTGACTAATCCGAAAGTGCCTGAAGTGAACGCCCCACAGCTCGATGTGCCAATAAGTCCCGCGATGGCGACTGCTTTGGTAGTGGTCGAGGAACTCATTGAGGCTGGGGTGCGGGAAGCCGTAGTGTGCCCTGGTTCGCGTTCCGCGCCTCTCGCGATTGCGGTTGCGGAGGCTAGCCGCGTAGGTCGTTTACGTATGCATGTGCGCACCGATGAGCGCACCGGCGCATTCTTTGCGCTCGGATTGGCTAAGTACTCCCGCCGGCCCGTGCCGGTCATCATGACTTCCGGCACAGCCGTGGCCAACTGCTTGCCGGCCATGGTGGAAGCCACACTGACCCACGCTCCGCTGATAGTTGTATCTGCCAACCGCCCGCTACATATGGTGGGAACGGGAGCGAATCAGACCATCGATCAGGTGGGAATTTTCGGTTCGCATTCTGTGTGTACTCGCACTTTGGATCAGATCGGTGAGGCCTGCGCGCAGCGCGGAATCACCGAGGGGCTGCCCGCGGATCAAGTGGGATACCTGCAAAACACCGTCCGGGAAGTGATTGCAGCAGCGATGCACCCCACCGCAGGCGGGGGAGTGCAATTGGATGTCCCTTTGCGCGAACCCCTAGTTCCAAAAGACAGCGCGGTTGTGGGCTTGGCGGCGTCGGAAATCCAAGAAACCTTGAGCCGAGCCCCGAAGAAGCCAGCTGAGCCAGGGCGGCCGTCTCGGGAGATTTCCTCAGAAGCCGTGGAGGTGGATCTGGCCAAGCGTACGCTCGTGATCGTGGGGGAAGTGACCGATCGGGCGTGGGGCCGGCAAATCATGGACCAGCTGGCAGACGTACCCACGATGGCGGAACCCATTGCGCCCGATGCTCCCGAGATCCCGGTGCACTCCGGGGCGGCAGCGATGTTTACAACAGACGCAGTCGCGCATGGTGAGTACTCTGCAGTGACCCGCCCAGAGCAGATCGTAGTGGTCGGGCGGCCAACGCTGCACCGACCTGTTGCCAAGCTGCTGGCAGATCCCCACATTCGCGTGGTGGTTGTAACGGATACCGATACCGTGACGGATGTCAGTGGTACCGCAGCCGCGGTGACCCGCGCAATCAAACTAACCGGGAAGGCTGACCAGCAGTGGCTATCCGTCTGCCGTGCGATCAGTGACATGGGGGCGGATGCTGTTCGGCAAGCGCTGGAAGGAAGCGAAGACTTCACAGCGATCCACGCTGTGGCTGCCGTTGCCGATTCGCTGCGCGATGGAGATGCAGTGGTGCTGGGGGCATCCACAACTGTGCGCGATGCTTCGCGCGCCGGGCTGCCTTTTGCCGGGGTGGAGGCGCTGGCAAATCGGGGAGCTGCGGGTATTGATGGCACCATCTCCACCGCCGTCGGCGTGGCTTTCGCGCACGGAGCCAGCGAACCCGATGCAATGCGGGCTCCGCGCACTATCGCTGTGATGGGGGATCTGACATTCCTGCACGATGTGGGTGCCCTAAATGTCGGTCCTCTGGAGCCTCAGCCGGATAACTTGCTGATCATCGTGACCAATGACAATGGCGGGGGGATCTTCGAAACTCTTGAACCCGGCCGTGAGGAGCTGCGGACCTTCCCCGACGGTAGCGAGATGTTCGAGCGGATCTTCGGTACACCGCTCCAAGCCGATATCGGGAAGCTATGTGCTGGATTCGGTGTATCGCATCGCCTCGCGACCAACCCGACCGAGCTTGCGTTGGCCATTGAGGAACATGCCGAGTTGGGGTATCTGTCCAGCACTAACGAGTCCGCAGAAAGTGGGATTGCCGTTATTGAAGCGCAGGTGAGCAGGGCGGGGCGTCGGCAAATAGAAAAAGCAATCCGCGAGGTAGTGACCCCACGATGA
- a CDS encoding o-succinylbenzoate synthase: protein MTADSAPRNSLAEAPSAARRASIDELLERAHVVALPLRVPFRGVQVREALLFDAPFRWAEWAPFLEYEPEEASRWLRAALNYGYSPAPDVANPWVPVNATVPAVDVRKDPEVIDALMQRYPGCTTVKVKVAQKGQQLSDDVARVSAVREWFAEAGIPDPKVRLDANGAWSVSQALEAIDAITANGPLDYVEQPCATAGELAEVRRQLGARAGSLAESEPEFSTGSFPVRIAADECIRKSADPLTAVTEVIDADACDVVVLKVPPLGGVARLLDIARTVAPRGVAVTVSSALDTGIGLGAGLEAAARLPEVGAVSQAAGLATGSLFVEDLAPRPIVNGRIQSGPLVPDATLLREFAASGKRKDWWFDRLKRAYQHL from the coding sequence ATGACTGCCGATTCTGCGCCCCGCAATTCATTGGCTGAAGCCCCATCCGCCGCCCGCCGGGCAAGCATTGATGAGCTGCTCGAGCGTGCCCACGTAGTTGCACTGCCGTTGCGCGTCCCTTTCCGTGGTGTGCAGGTGCGGGAGGCTTTATTATTCGACGCCCCCTTCCGCTGGGCTGAATGGGCGCCCTTCTTGGAATATGAACCAGAAGAAGCCTCCCGGTGGTTACGCGCGGCCCTGAATTATGGCTACAGCCCGGCGCCTGATGTAGCGAATCCGTGGGTGCCCGTCAATGCGACAGTTCCCGCGGTGGATGTGCGTAAAGATCCTGAGGTGATTGATGCCCTGATGCAGCGCTACCCGGGATGTACGACGGTAAAGGTTAAGGTAGCGCAAAAAGGCCAGCAGCTTTCCGATGATGTTGCCCGAGTTAGTGCTGTTCGCGAGTGGTTCGCGGAGGCAGGCATCCCAGATCCGAAGGTGCGCCTCGATGCAAATGGGGCGTGGAGCGTTTCCCAAGCCCTAGAAGCTATCGATGCGATTACCGCGAATGGCCCCTTGGATTATGTGGAGCAGCCCTGTGCTACCGCAGGGGAGTTGGCGGAGGTTCGTCGTCAATTGGGTGCACGCGCTGGGTCTCTGGCGGAATCGGAGCCGGAATTTTCCACCGGATCATTCCCTGTGCGTATCGCGGCTGATGAATGCATACGCAAAAGTGCTGATCCGCTCACCGCTGTTACTGAGGTTATCGATGCGGACGCATGCGATGTTGTTGTACTCAAAGTGCCGCCGCTCGGTGGAGTGGCGCGGCTGCTTGATATCGCCCGCACAGTTGCTCCCCGAGGTGTGGCCGTCACCGTGAGCTCCGCGCTGGACACCGGTATTGGTCTAGGGGCGGGCCTTGAGGCGGCTGCCCGCCTGCCTGAGGTGGGCGCAGTATCCCAAGCAGCCGGGTTGGCCACGGGTTCTTTGTTCGTTGAGGACCTCGCCCCCCGCCCCATTGTTAACGGTCGAATCCAATCGGGGCCTCTTGTTCCTGACGCCACCCTGCTCCGCGAGTTCGCTGCCAGTGGAAAGCGAAAAGATTGGTGGTTCGACAGGCTCAAAAGGGCCTATCAGCACCTGTAA